One stretch of Paenibacillus sp. AN1007 DNA includes these proteins:
- the rpe gene encoding ribulose-phosphate 3-epimerase: MIKIAPSILSADFAKLGAEVAEAQAAGGDWIHVDVMDGHFVPNITLGPAIVKAIAPHTTLPLDVHLMIENPERYVEEFAKAGAAVITVHAEACVHLHRVIHLIKEQGIMAGVALNPGTPASAIQEVLDDVDMVLVMTVNPGFGGQAFISGTMNKIKQIRTWLNERGRHDVHIEVDGGIAADTAPLVVEAGADVLVAGSAVFGREDRSAAIAEIRSSYEG; this comes from the coding sequence ATGATTAAAATTGCCCCATCCATATTATCAGCAGACTTTGCCAAATTGGGGGCAGAAGTTGCCGAAGCGCAAGCAGCGGGCGGAGACTGGATTCATGTTGACGTCATGGACGGTCACTTCGTTCCTAATATTACGCTCGGCCCTGCGATTGTAAAGGCTATTGCGCCTCACACAACGCTGCCGCTGGATGTTCATCTGATGATCGAAAATCCGGAGCGGTACGTAGAAGAGTTCGCCAAAGCAGGCGCAGCAGTGATTACAGTTCATGCCGAGGCTTGCGTGCATCTGCATCGTGTCATTCATCTGATTAAAGAGCAGGGAATCATGGCAGGAGTAGCGCTCAATCCGGGAACGCCGGCAAGTGCGATTCAGGAAGTGCTGGATGATGTAGACATGGTTCTGGTCATGACGGTGAATCCAGGTTTCGGTGGACAAGCGTTTATCTCCGGCACGATGAACAAAATCAAACAAATTCGTACATGGCTTAATGAGAGAGGACGTCATGACGTACATATCGAGGTAGACGGCGGAATTGCTGCCGATACGGCGCCATTAGTGGTGGAAGCAGGGGCTGACGTGTTGGTGGCTGGCAGTGCCGTATTCGGACGGGAAGACCGATCTGCCGCGATTGCCGAGATTCGCAGCAGTTACGAGGGTTAA